In Propionimicrobium sp. PCR01-08-3, one DNA window encodes the following:
- the xerD gene encoding site-specific tyrosine recombinase XerD: MTTTGDEASAGSLRLQRLVIGYLDHLTVERGLSPNTIAAYRRDLTRYVVWLTKRGIHDVTEISTSDIEAYQMSLVAGDETHRPLATSSVARMIVAVRALHGFATSEGLASENVAIDVNPPNVGKRLPKALSVDEVQRLLDSIDRTEPIGLRDAALLEMLYGTGARITEITSLDVDDLTRIRDDPEAGLRLVGKGDKQRMVPLGSYARQAVDAWLVRGRPALVASAGRTSPALFVNTRGNRLSRQSAWGIIRDRAAQAGITTEVSPHSLRHSFATHLLDGGADVRVVQELLGHSSVTTTQIYTEVTVEHLREVYRSTHPRARG, from the coding sequence ATGACCACAACAGGCGACGAAGCGTCCGCTGGTTCTCTGCGACTACAGCGCTTGGTCATCGGATATCTCGATCACCTGACGGTTGAGAGAGGGCTGTCGCCCAACACGATCGCTGCCTACCGCCGGGACCTCACCCGCTACGTCGTCTGGCTGACCAAACGTGGCATTCATGACGTCACCGAGATCTCGACTTCCGACATCGAGGCGTACCAAATGAGCCTCGTTGCGGGAGACGAGACGCACCGACCGCTTGCGACATCGAGCGTTGCGCGGATGATCGTCGCGGTCCGTGCCTTGCATGGCTTTGCAACCAGCGAAGGGTTGGCGTCCGAGAACGTAGCCATTGATGTGAATCCCCCGAACGTGGGAAAGCGGCTGCCCAAGGCGTTGTCCGTGGACGAAGTGCAGCGCCTGCTCGACAGCATCGACCGCACCGAACCGATCGGGCTGAGGGATGCGGCACTGCTCGAAATGCTCTACGGCACAGGTGCCCGTATCACCGAAATCACCAGCCTCGATGTGGACGACCTGACCCGCATTCGTGACGACCCGGAAGCCGGCCTGCGACTGGTCGGGAAGGGTGACAAGCAGCGGATGGTTCCGCTCGGAAGTTACGCGCGTCAAGCCGTGGACGCATGGCTGGTGCGCGGACGCCCGGCCCTGGTCGCTTCGGCCGGACGAACCAGCCCGGCCCTCTTCGTCAATACACGCGGGAACAGGCTCTCGCGACAAAGCGCGTGGGGGATCATTCGGGACCGTGCTGCCCAGGCGGGCATCACCACCGAGGTTTCACCTCATAGCCTGAGGCATAGTTTCGCCACTCATCTGCTGGACGGTGGGGCAGACGTTCGGGTTGTTCAGGAACTGCTGGGGCACTCATCGGTGACGACCACGCAGATCTACACCGAGGTCACAGTCGAGCACCTGCGCGAGGTTTACCGAAGTACACACCCCCGGGCACGGGGATGA
- a CDS encoding NUDIX hydrolase has protein sequence MDDPTGLIDQPESWPVTSHEIKATGRVESFVEDKITTPSGEQITRQWASHPGAVAVMAMDDHGRIAVVHQYRHPVGFRLVEPPAGILDHAGESGLVAAQRELAEEARLQASDWRTLVDIFTSPGGLEESIRIYLARDLSPADLPDGFVIEGEEVDMGLYWMPLDDLVELVYQGKIQSPTLVSGTLSLALAQAQGRLDTLRSSEADWPARAVKEQRDRDFG, from the coding sequence ATGGACGATCCCACCGGGCTGATCGACCAGCCCGAGAGCTGGCCGGTGACCTCCCACGAAATCAAGGCGACCGGACGAGTCGAGAGCTTCGTGGAGGACAAGATCACCACGCCGAGCGGCGAGCAGATCACTCGGCAATGGGCGAGTCACCCGGGTGCGGTGGCGGTGATGGCGATGGACGACCACGGACGCATCGCCGTCGTCCATCAGTATCGTCATCCCGTCGGCTTCCGGCTGGTCGAACCTCCCGCCGGGATTTTGGACCATGCCGGAGAATCGGGCTTGGTCGCGGCGCAGCGCGAGCTGGCCGAGGAGGCGCGGCTTCAGGCCTCCGATTGGCGAACCCTGGTCGATATCTTCACCTCGCCCGGCGGGCTCGAAGAATCCATCCGGATTTACTTGGCCCGCGATCTGAGCCCTGCCGACCTGCCGGACGGCTTCGTCATCGAGGGCGAAGAAGTCGATATGGGGCTGTACTGGATGCCGCTCGACGATCTCGTGGAGCTCGTCTATCAAGGCAAGATACAAAGCCCGACGCTGGTGTCCGGCACGCTCTCTCTGGCGCTCGCTCAAGCACAGGGACGCCTGGATACGTTGCGTTCTTCCGAAGCCGACTGGCCGGCGCGTGCCGTGAAAGAACAGCGCGACCGGGACTTCGGCTGA